The proteins below are encoded in one region of Geobacter sp.:
- a CDS encoding GNAT family N-acetyltransferase → MSEAKVSRYGKTCSTNRCSTIPRISLRPVTDDDQEFLIQLYASTRAEEKELVGWPDELWDQFMRMQFDLQQAHYRRSYDNPSFDIILADDTPVGRLYLDRRADEYRLIDLALLPQFRGLGIGSSLLKAVVQESEEQGFPVSLHVEKHNPILDYYRRIGFRIAEDRGAYFYMIRTPAAKDRSGGDDTGREPEEGNDEFP, encoded by the coding sequence ATGTCTGAAGCGAAGGTTTCACGGTATGGAAAGACCTGTTCCACGAACAGGTGCAGTACCATTCCCCGGATCTCCCTGCGGCCCGTTACCGATGACGATCAGGAGTTTCTCATCCAGCTCTATGCTTCGACCCGCGCCGAAGAAAAGGAGCTGGTCGGCTGGCCGGACGAATTGTGGGACCAGTTCATGCGGATGCAGTTCGATCTCCAGCAGGCCCACTACCGGCGAAGCTACGACAACCCCTCCTTCGACATCATCTTGGCGGACGACACCCCGGTCGGCAGGCTCTATCTCGACCGCCGGGCCGACGAATACCGTCTGATCGACCTTGCGCTGCTGCCGCAGTTCCGTGGCCTGGGCATCGGAAGCAGCCTCCTGAAGGCGGTCGTGCAGGAATCCGAAGAGCAGGGCTTTCCGGTCAGCCTGCATGTGGAGAAGCACAACCCGATCCTCGACTACTACCGGCGGATCGGGTTCCGGATCGCGGAAGACCGGGGAGCCTATTTCTACATGATCCGGACCCCGGCGGCAAAGGACCGTTCTGGTGGGGACGACACTGGCAGAGAACCGGAGGAAGGGAATGATGAGTTTCCGTAG
- a CDS encoding phage tail protein, giving the protein MSDCYIGEIRMFGGNFAPVNWAFCDGRILSIGEYNELYSLIGTTYGGDGVTTFKLPDLRGRVPVHSGQGPNLTNRLPGSAFGTETVTLDTTQIPAHSHVISAGGDGTVADPTAHYPGNSVGFNLYSAAAPDSTLNPSAVGPSATTGAQPHSNLMPTLCINYIIALSGYFPQRA; this is encoded by the coding sequence ATGAGCGATTGCTATATCGGAGAGATCAGAATGTTCGGGGGGAACTTCGCCCCGGTAAACTGGGCCTTTTGTGACGGCAGGATACTGTCGATCGGCGAGTACAACGAATTGTACTCGTTGATTGGTACGACCTACGGCGGCGATGGCGTGACCACCTTCAAGCTGCCCGATCTGCGGGGCCGCGTGCCGGTCCACAGCGGGCAGGGGCCGAACCTGACCAACAGGCTGCCCGGCAGTGCCTTTGGAACGGAGACGGTCACGCTGGACACGACGCAGATCCCGGCCCACAGCCATGTCATCAGTGCGGGGGGCGACGGTACGGTTGCCGACCCCACCGCCCACTATCCGGGGAACAGCGTTGGTTTCAACCTCTATTCCGCGGCCGCTCCCGACAGCACCTTGAACCCGTCTGCCGTTGGGCCATCCGCAACCACCGGTGCCCAGCCCCATTCCAACCTGATGCCGACCCTGTGCATAAACTACATCATTGCGCTTTCCGGCTACTTTCCCCAGAGGGCTTGA
- a CDS encoding phage tail protein, whose translation MAEPYIGEIRLFSFGYAPQGWATCDGQTLNIVQNQALYALLGTTYGGNGTTTFNLPDLRGRTALHRSATYQEGKAGGAETVALSTTAQLPAHTHLLAANAAVGGSNVPQGNLLATVQDSSGTKFAYATAKATPAATLAPGTLSPAGASSSHNNVQPSLAITYCIALTGYFPPRS comes from the coding sequence ATGGCGGAACCATATATCGGTGAAATACGGCTGTTCAGTTTCGGCTATGCCCCTCAGGGGTGGGCCACCTGCGACGGCCAGACCCTGAACATCGTTCAGAACCAGGCGCTCTACGCCCTGCTCGGAACGACCTATGGCGGCAACGGCACGACTACCTTCAACTTGCCCGATCTCAGGGGGCGGACGGCGTTGCATCGGAGCGCCACTTACCAGGAGGGGAAGGCAGGGGGAGCGGAAACCGTTGCCCTGTCGACAACCGCCCAGTTGCCCGCCCATACCCATCTGCTTGCGGCCAATGCCGCTGTCGGCGGCAGCAACGTGCCCCAGGGGAACCTGCTGGCAACGGTGCAGGACAGCAGCGGGACGAAGTTCGCCTATGCCACGGCAAAGGCGACCCCGGCGGCGACCCTGGCGCCCGGCACACTGTCTCCGGCGGGCGCCTCCAGCAGCCACAACAACGTCCAGCCCTCGCTGGCCATCACCTACTGCATCGCCCTGACGGGGTATTTCCCCCCCAGGTCTTGA
- a CDS encoding phage tail protein, translated as MADPFVGEIRAFAFTFAPMNWATCDGQTLNIVQNQALYSLLGTTYGGDGKTTFGLPNLQGRAPMSFGAGPGLTPRTLGAATGDASVSLSANHFPPHTHALQSVSNSTADQKPAANHYLAKVPSAGKPPVTSNTYQPPSATGVQLAADAVQPAGTATGQIPHDNMQPYLPLLLCIALYGEYPVRG; from the coding sequence ATGGCTGATCCATTTGTCGGAGAAATACGGGCCTTTGCCTTTACCTTTGCTCCCATGAACTGGGCGACCTGCGACGGGCAGACCCTGAACATCGTCCAGAACCAGGCGCTCTACAGCCTGCTGGGAACGACCTACGGCGGCGATGGAAAAACCACCTTCGGGTTGCCGAACCTGCAGGGACGCGCCCCCATGAGCTTCGGCGCCGGTCCGGGACTCACCCCGCGAACCTTGGGGGCTGCGACGGGCGATGCCTCGGTATCGCTGTCGGCGAATCATTTCCCGCCCCATACCCATGCCTTGCAGTCGGTTTCCAACAGTACCGCGGATCAGAAGCCGGCAGCGAACCATTACCTGGCAAAGGTGCCGTCAGCAGGGAAGCCGCCCGTTACCTCCAACACCTATCAGCCGCCATCGGCGACTGGCGTCCAACTGGCCGCCGACGCGGTGCAGCCGGCAGGGACGGCAACGGGGCAGATACCCCACGACAACATGCAGCCCTATCTGCCGTTGCTGCTCTGTATTGCGCTGTATGGCGAATACCCTGTGAGGGGGTAG
- a CDS encoding GAF domain-containing protein produces the protein MMLRFFLDRFIQAIRVDAIPSPVESGIPSPYAGIARFLPYIVLFLSLSLTLCFWFLYDSSLKAREYAFYKDKTQEISSHILRRMRRDEQVLRGGVGLFNASIDVTRDEWRRYVSSLKLSENYPGIQGVGFSAWLLPSEVEQNVRQIRAKGFPEYTIHPAGNRPAYTSIIYLEPFDWRNQRAFGYDMFSEPVRRAAMEMAKDSGDAILSGKVQLIQETGKDIQYGILMYLPVYRHGIPTDTIENRRKAIRGFVYCPIRIRDFMYATLGKMPHDIAFELYASETPNPDSLLFSSVQAEKLVVPEPFKPDYQSVESFDAYGRRWVCVFKALPPFSANLNWVSSVAVLIGGILVSLLLTLISFMLLTSRNRAFDAAITIRESENRYHALFDHSPDGIVIVDPETTRFIDFNDQACRQLGYSREEFGSLHLVEIECSESVDAVSAHIQRIIRDGSDEFDTKLVTRQGDARITHVKAQFTNIRGKYVYHCIWRDITKEKKEEQLLQARLHLIEFGYTSRLDELLTETLDKVEELTGSQIGFYHFLQDDQRTLTLHAWSTRTSKDFCRAEGGGSHYDIDKAGVWVDCIHQRKPVVHNDYAALPHRKGMPPGHAGVIRELVVPIFRSDRIVGILGIGNKASDYTEEDTEIVSRFADLSWDIAERKQVQESLLESDNRFSAAFNKAPIMIAIYRLEDGTCLDANQRFFDVTEFSRDEVVGTSPAGLGVMSGTDWEQIKGQILRDGEITELELSLQTKSDRKLLCKFWGEMLTVSAQACLLAIAMDITEHRKMEQQYLQAQKMESVGRLAGGVAHDFNNMLAVILGLTELSMQKLPKDDQVREHLEMISKAASRSIDITRQLLAFSRKGLISPRPLKLNNLIAEAEKTLFRLIGEDIKLAFKPAPDLWTVHLDPSQVDQILINLAVNARDAMPNGGDLIIMTRNAHIDATYCQYVLDARPGDFVQVSVSDNGMGMEKETLDHIFEPFFTTKEVGKGTGLGLSTVYGIVTQNGGFIKVYSELRQGTTFNLYFPRMPEEAAPETVPPRTLPSGSGRVLVVEDDYLMSCTTSLILQQMGYQVLIAESPQKAISLCENKDTLIDIILTDVIMPEMNGKEMMERISSIRPGIKVLFMSGYTADVVAQRGVVAEGMHFIQKPFDMNTLYNKLTIALGESGET, from the coding sequence GTGATGCTACGTTTTTTCCTCGACAGGTTCATACAAGCAATTCGGGTCGACGCAATCCCATCGCCCGTTGAGTCGGGAATTCCCTCGCCGTATGCCGGCATTGCACGGTTTTTGCCGTACATTGTCCTTTTCCTCTCCCTCTCGCTGACCCTTTGTTTCTGGTTCCTTTACGATTCAAGCCTCAAAGCACGGGAATATGCATTCTACAAAGACAAGACGCAGGAGATTTCTTCTCATATTCTCCGGAGGATGCGTCGGGATGAGCAGGTGCTGCGGGGAGGTGTCGGCCTCTTCAATGCAAGTATCGATGTGACGCGTGACGAATGGCGGCGGTATGTGTCATCCCTGAAACTGAGCGAAAACTACCCCGGCATTCAGGGTGTCGGATTCTCCGCATGGCTGCTCCCGTCGGAAGTAGAGCAGAATGTTCGGCAAATCCGGGCCAAAGGATTCCCCGAATATACCATCCATCCGGCGGGAAACCGCCCGGCCTATACCTCCATCATCTACCTGGAGCCTTTTGACTGGCGTAACCAGCGTGCATTCGGATACGACATGTTTTCCGAGCCGGTGCGTCGGGCAGCCATGGAGATGGCAAAGGATAGCGGCGATGCAATCCTGTCAGGGAAGGTGCAACTGATCCAGGAAACGGGCAAAGATATTCAGTATGGAATATTGATGTACCTTCCGGTCTACCGCCATGGAATCCCAACGGATACGATCGAAAATCGTCGAAAAGCCATCCGGGGCTTTGTCTATTGCCCTATTCGGATACGAGACTTCATGTACGCGACCCTGGGCAAAATGCCCCACGATATCGCGTTCGAACTCTATGCCTCTGAGACTCCAAACCCGGATTCACTGCTGTTCAGTAGTGTCCAGGCAGAAAAGCTGGTTGTCCCGGAACCGTTCAAGCCGGATTACCAGAGCGTCGAATCATTTGACGCATACGGAAGAAGATGGGTCTGTGTCTTCAAAGCGCTTCCTCCATTCAGTGCCAATCTGAATTGGGTCTCATCCGTTGCCGTGCTGATCGGGGGAATCCTCGTAAGCCTTCTCTTGACCCTGATCTCCTTCATGCTCCTCACTTCCCGCAACAGGGCGTTCGATGCAGCCATAACGATCAGGGAGAGCGAGAATCGCTATCATGCCCTCTTCGATCATTCTCCGGACGGGATCGTGATTGTCGACCCGGAGACAACACGGTTTATCGACTTCAACGATCAGGCCTGCCGGCAACTCGGCTATTCCCGCGAAGAATTCGGCTCGCTCCATCTGGTCGAGATAGAATGCTCCGAGTCGGTGGACGCTGTCAGTGCACACATACAAAGAATCATTCGCGACGGTTCCGACGAATTCGACACAAAACTGGTGACTCGGCAGGGAGATGCCCGGATCACCCATGTGAAGGCGCAATTTACCAACATCAGGGGGAAATACGTCTATCACTGCATCTGGAGGGACATCACCAAGGAAAAGAAGGAAGAACAGCTCCTGCAAGCCCGACTGCATCTGATCGAATTCGGGTACACGAGCAGACTGGACGAACTCCTTACCGAGACTCTCGACAAGGTCGAAGAGCTTACCGGCAGCCAGATCGGGTTTTACCATTTCCTGCAGGACGATCAGCGGACGCTTACGCTGCATGCCTGGTCCACGCGGACCAGTAAAGATTTCTGCAGGGCTGAAGGAGGTGGAAGTCATTACGACATCGATAAAGCAGGTGTGTGGGTAGATTGCATACATCAGCGCAAACCCGTCGTGCACAACGATTATGCTGCGCTGCCCCATCGCAAGGGGATGCCGCCGGGGCATGCCGGTGTGATCCGCGAACTGGTGGTGCCGATCTTCCGCTCCGACAGGATCGTCGGCATACTTGGCATCGGAAACAAGGCAAGCGATTATACTGAAGAGGATACCGAAATCGTCTCCCGCTTTGCCGATCTCTCGTGGGACATTGCCGAACGGAAACAGGTTCAGGAATCTCTGCTCGAAAGCGACAACCGGTTCTCGGCAGCCTTCAACAAGGCGCCGATCATGATTGCCATATACCGGCTCGAAGACGGCACCTGTCTGGACGCAAACCAGCGATTCTTCGATGTCACGGAATTCAGCAGGGATGAGGTCGTCGGTACGTCCCCCGCTGGATTGGGGGTGATGAGCGGGACAGACTGGGAGCAGATAAAGGGGCAGATTCTCCGGGACGGGGAGATAACCGAATTAGAACTGAGCCTGCAGACAAAGTCGGACCGGAAACTCCTCTGCAAATTCTGGGGCGAGATGCTGACGGTCTCCGCACAGGCCTGCCTGCTTGCCATTGCAATGGACATAACCGAACACCGAAAAATGGAGCAGCAATATCTGCAGGCGCAGAAGATGGAATCGGTCGGCCGGCTTGCCGGTGGCGTTGCCCATGACTTCAACAACATGCTGGCGGTCATTCTCGGGCTTACCGAGCTGTCGATGCAGAAACTGCCGAAAGACGATCAGGTCCGGGAGCACCTGGAGATGATCTCCAAAGCGGCATCCCGTTCGATCGACATAACCAGGCAACTCCTTGCCTTTTCCCGCAAAGGGCTGATCTCTCCCCGGCCGCTCAAACTAAACAATCTCATTGCAGAAGCGGAAAAAACGCTGTTCCGGCTTATCGGAGAAGATATCAAGCTGGCGTTCAAGCCTGCCCCCGATCTCTGGACGGTCCATCTCGACCCGTCCCAGGTGGATCAGATCCTCATCAATCTGGCGGTGAATGCCCGCGATGCCATGCCCAATGGCGGCGACCTGATCATAATGACGAGGAATGCCCATATCGATGCAACCTACTGCCAGTACGTGCTCGATGCCAGGCCGGGAGACTTCGTCCAGGTCTCAGTGAGCGACAACGGCATGGGTATGGAGAAAGAGACCCTCGATCATATCTTCGAGCCGTTCTTTACCACAAAAGAAGTCGGCAAAGGGACGGGGCTCGGGCTTTCGACGGTCTATGGCATCGTCACCCAGAATGGCGGGTTCATCAAGGTCTATAGCGAACTGCGGCAAGGGACGACCTTTAATCTGTATTTCCCCCGAATGCCGGAAGAGGCGGCTCCCGAGACCGTGCCGCCACGTACGCTCCCCTCAGGTTCGGGAAGGGTTCTGGTTGTCGAGGACGACTATCTGATGAGCTGCACGACTTCGCTGATCCTGCAGCAGATGGGCTATCAGGTTCTCATTGCCGAATCGCCCCAAAAAGCGATCTCGCTGTGCGAAAACAAGGACACCCTTATCGATATCATTTTGACCGATGTCATCATGCCCGAGATGAATGGCAAGGAGATGATGGAGCGGATTTCTTCCATCAGGCCCGGCATCAAGGTGTTGTTCATGTCCGGCTACACTGCGGATGTCGTGGCACAGCGAGGCGTGGTAGCGGAGGGCATGCACTTCATCCAGAAGCCGTTCGACATGAATACCCTCTACAACAAGCTCACTATCGCCCTCGGAGAATCCGGCGAAACCTGA
- a CDS encoding DUF4197 family protein, whose protein sequence is MKRTLCLAAAIFLALLSPCQAGFLSDFADRIFSPAQPQVSLDNTTIVKGLKEALATGTERAVAEVARPDGYFGNEMIKILLPDKVQKAADLLGTLGYRQQVDTVVLTMNRAAEKAAPQAARFFGDAIRQMSVEDAKGILSGGDTAATDYFDRKTRAQLFAAFKPTVVKSMDQVGTARAYKEMLGTYDVTPFAALAGVPSLDLDDYVTNKALDGLFKMVAAEEKKIRTNPAARTTDLLRTVFGGK, encoded by the coding sequence ATGAAACGCACACTCTGCCTCGCTGCAGCAATATTCCTCGCTCTGCTCTCCCCCTGCCAGGCCGGGTTCCTGAGCGATTTTGCCGACAGGATCTTTTCGCCGGCCCAGCCGCAGGTGTCACTCGATAACACAACCATCGTCAAGGGGCTCAAGGAGGCCCTGGCCACCGGCACCGAACGGGCAGTGGCCGAGGTCGCCAGGCCTGACGGCTATTTCGGTAACGAGATGATCAAGATCCTTCTTCCGGACAAGGTACAAAAGGCGGCAGATCTCCTCGGAACGCTCGGCTACCGGCAGCAGGTCGACACGGTGGTGCTGACCATGAACCGGGCCGCGGAGAAGGCGGCGCCGCAGGCAGCCCGCTTCTTCGGCGATGCCATTCGACAGATGTCGGTCGAGGATGCCAAGGGGATACTCAGCGGAGGGGATACGGCGGCAACCGACTACTTCGACAGGAAGACCCGCGCGCAGCTCTTTGCTGCCTTCAAGCCGACGGTTGTCAAGAGCATGGACCAGGTCGGGACGGCCCGCGCCTACAAGGAGATGCTCGGCACGTACGATGTGACGCCCTTTGCCGCCCTGGCGGGCGTGCCTTCCCTCGACCTGGACGATTACGTGACCAACAAGGCGTTGGACGGCCTGTTCAAGATGGTTGCCGCAGAGGAAAAGAAGATCCGGACCAACCCGGCTGCCCGTACCACCGATCTCCTGCGCACGGTTTTCGGGGGGAAGTGA
- a CDS encoding HPP family protein yields the protein MKRRLSILWQRNIAIKRRLARLHRGCKAPIRGARPAMTLRYAVWSFLSATLGILAIGEITVLVGHPLLIGSFGASAVLLFGATDSPLAQPRNLVGGHLVSAAVAVAVVALLGSTPLSMAIGVGLAIFAMNLSHTTHPPGGATALIGVQGAVGPAFILLPVLAGTLVLLAMAIFTNNVVYHRSYPKHWL from the coding sequence ATGAAAAGACGCCTCTCCATACTCTGGCAGAGAAACATAGCGATCAAAAGAAGGCTGGCCCGGTTGCACCGGGGCTGCAAGGCCCCGATCCGGGGGGCACGGCCGGCCATGACGCTGCGTTATGCCGTCTGGAGCTTCCTCAGCGCCACGCTGGGTATCCTGGCCATCGGCGAGATAACGGTTCTGGTCGGCCATCCCCTGCTGATCGGCTCCTTCGGCGCGTCGGCGGTACTCCTTTTCGGTGCCACCGACTCGCCGCTGGCCCAACCGCGCAACCTGGTGGGGGGGCATCTCGTCTCTGCCGCGGTGGCAGTGGCAGTGGTCGCCCTCCTCGGCTCCACGCCGCTCTCCATGGCTATTGGCGTAGGGTTGGCCATCTTTGCCATGAACCTCTCCCACACCACCCACCCCCCTGGTGGCGCCACCGCCCTGATCGGGGTGCAGGGAGCGGTTGGTCCGGCATTCATCCTGCTGCCGGTACTGGCAGGGACCCTGGTTCTGTTGGCCATGGCGATCTTCACGAACAATGTGGTATATCACCGCTCCTACCCCAAACACTGGCTGTAA
- a CDS encoding 4Fe-4S binding protein — translation MGELSRKSIITIRTLVQWCFLAWVVGIGIRFALFVHAAESGAAAPPVSRPPGVEGFLPIGALTSFKYWLVSGEIHPVHPAALVIFLAILLMSLLAGKSFCSWLCPVGTLSDAAHRLGNRLFGRNFRVWRWPDLFLRSIKYLLLLLFIKFILLDMPAEALGGFLDAPYWAVSDVKMLHFFTRMSVTTMAVLTVLTVMSLLVRNFWCRYLCPYGALLGLASVLSPFRIRRDATGCTRCQRCTAACPSGLAIHSRPTVTSPECTGCLTCVANCPERDVLAMRPAFLARPLPVWVYPAVAVAIFIAVIGAGMIGGHWHSSLGYADYQRLLPLMPYLSH, via the coding sequence ATGGGCGAGCTTTCGAGAAAATCGATAATCACCATACGCACCCTGGTGCAGTGGTGCTTTTTGGCCTGGGTGGTCGGCATCGGCATCCGTTTCGCCCTGTTCGTCCATGCCGCCGAAAGCGGCGCAGCCGCTCCACCGGTCTCCCGGCCACCGGGCGTGGAGGGGTTCCTCCCCATCGGAGCCCTGACCAGCTTCAAATACTGGCTGGTTTCCGGAGAAATCCACCCGGTCCATCCCGCGGCGCTGGTCATCTTCCTGGCAATCCTGCTCATGAGCCTGCTTGCCGGGAAATCGTTCTGTTCCTGGCTCTGCCCGGTCGGCACCCTTTCCGATGCTGCGCACAGGCTGGGCAATCGCCTGTTCGGGCGGAACTTCCGCGTCTGGCGCTGGCCCGACCTGTTTCTGAGAAGCATCAAGTACCTGCTGCTTCTGCTATTCATCAAATTCATCCTGCTGGACATGCCGGCAGAAGCGCTGGGTGGCTTCCTGGATGCGCCCTACTGGGCGGTCAGCGACGTCAAGATGCTCCACTTCTTCACCCGCATGTCCGTGACCACGATGGCGGTCCTAACAGTCCTGACCGTCATGTCGCTCCTGGTCAGAAATTTCTGGTGCCGCTATCTCTGCCCCTATGGCGCTCTGCTGGGGCTGGCAAGCGTCTTGAGCCCGTTCAGGATCCGGCGTGACGCGACCGGCTGCACCCGGTGCCAGCGCTGCACCGCTGCCTGCCCATCTGGGCTCGCGATACATTCCCGCCCCACGGTTACTTCGCCGGAGTGCACGGGATGCCTCACCTGTGTGGCAAACTGCCCGGAAAGGGACGTGCTCGCCATGCGGCCTGCATTCCTGGCGCGGCCGCTCCCGGTCTGGGTCTATCCGGCAGTGGCCGTGGCCATCTTCATAGCGGTGATCGGTGCCGGGATGATCGGCGGACACTGGCACAGCTCCTTGGGTTATGCCGATTACCAGCGGCTCTTGCCGCTCATGCCATACCTGAGCCATTGA